One genomic region from Actinomycetes bacterium encodes:
- a CDS encoding class F sortase produces MGRHRIRKLAGAAAGAAMVAVAFAAAMLPGVASAAPRQAMVRIAHFSPDAEYVDVYVVTLNRQQMFPNVFYKNVSAYWAVSPGPFTYEVRPAGVPATTKPVVRLTGDLEPGASYTVVAVGKKTDLNAVLLSDDMSPTGRDSTKVRFLDAAVDLPPLDIAVAGKVVSAGVSFPSSTGYQQLPTGRVRLEARRAGGAEVLIRDELSLKAGTVNSVALIGGAGQPREAFRFADATGVRTMPSGALRTGGGGTAPLPQPAGTPAGLPATAGRLLTTAGMAAGLPATAGTAAGLLTAAGMVAGLLATAGVAALGGAALALAALAWCGVRAPLGPELTVRRRGPARLGLAAATAALALLLGACAQRTAAGAGAPGSAPAPATTIPAVPAPPDATASAPPDATASAPPDASASTASAASVLSASAKALRMEVAPLPSQVTSPGPPSPPVRVSIPVIGVRSSLVRLGLATDGSMEVPVRYGQAGWFAQGTLPGETGPAVIAGHLDSERGPAVFYRLRDLRRGDTIQVDRADGVRLRFVVEERVQYPKASFPPEAVFGPVPWATLRLVTCGGEFDRARRSYRDNVVVYARLAGSSR; encoded by the coding sequence ATGGGACGTCACCGGATCCGCAAGCTCGCGGGCGCTGCCGCGGGCGCTGCCATGGTCGCGGTCGCCTTTGCGGCGGCGATGCTGCCGGGGGTCGCGAGTGCCGCGCCGCGGCAGGCCATGGTCCGGATCGCGCACTTCTCGCCCGACGCCGAGTACGTCGACGTCTACGTCGTCACCCTCAACCGCCAGCAGATGTTCCCGAACGTCTTCTACAAGAACGTCTCGGCCTACTGGGCCGTCAGCCCCGGCCCGTTCACCTACGAAGTGCGCCCGGCGGGAGTGCCGGCGACCACCAAGCCGGTCGTCCGGCTGACCGGCGACCTCGAGCCCGGCGCCTCCTACACGGTGGTCGCGGTGGGCAAGAAGACCGACCTGAACGCCGTGCTCCTCTCCGACGACATGTCGCCCACCGGCCGGGACAGCACCAAGGTCCGGTTCCTGGACGCGGCCGTGGACCTGCCGCCCCTGGACATCGCCGTGGCAGGCAAGGTGGTGTCGGCTGGGGTGTCGTTCCCGTCGTCCACCGGGTACCAGCAGCTCCCCACCGGCCGGGTGCGGCTCGAGGCGCGCAGGGCCGGCGGAGCCGAAGTCCTGATCCGCGACGAGCTGAGCCTCAAGGCGGGCACGGTCAACTCAGTAGCGCTGATCGGCGGGGCCGGCCAGCCCCGCGAGGCGTTCCGCTTCGCCGACGCCACCGGGGTGCGTACCATGCCGAGCGGCGCGCTGCGCACGGGCGGCGGGGGCACGGCACCGCTCCCGCAGCCGGCCGGCACCCCCGCCGGGCTGCCGGCCACGGCCGGCAGGCTGCTGACCACGGCCGGCATGGCTGCCGGGCTGCCGGCCACGGCCGGCACGGCTGCCGGGCTGCTGACCGCGGCGGGAATGGTCGCCGGACTGCTGGCCACGGCCGGCGTGGCCGCCCTGGGCGGCGCGGCCCTGGCCCTGGCGGCCCTGGCCTGGTGCGGCGTCCGGGCGCCGCTGGGGCCCGAGCTGACGGTGCGCCGGCGCGGGCCCGCCCGGCTGGGCTTGGCCGCCGCCACGGCGGCCCTTGCCCTCCTGCTCGGGGCCTGCGCCCAGCGCACCGCAGCCGGTGCGGGCGCCCCTGGCTCGGCGCCTGCACCGGCCACCACCATCCCGGCCGTCCCGGCCCCGCCCGACGCGACCGCCTCAGCCCCACCCGACGCGACCGCCTCAGCCCCACCCGACGCGAGCGCCTCGACCGCCTCAGCCGCGAGCGTCTTGTCTGCCTCGGCCAAGGCGCTCCGCATGGAGGTCGCGCCGCTGCCCAGCCAAGTCACCAGCCCCGGGCCGCCGTCCCCGCCCGTGCGGGTGTCGATCCCCGTGATCGGGGTGCGCTCGTCGCTCGTCCGCCTCGGTCTGGCCACCGACGGCTCGATGGAGGTCCCGGTGCGCTACGGCCAGGCCGGCTGGTTCGCCCAAGGCACACTGCCAGGCGAGACCGGGCCGGCGGTGATCGCCGGGCACCTCGACTCGGAGAGGGGACCGGCCGTGTTCTACCGCCTGCGAGACCTCCGCCGGGGCGACACCATCCAGGTCGACCGGGCCGACGGCGTCCGGCTCCGGTTCGTGGTCGAGGAGCGGGTTCAGTACCCCAAGGCGTCCTTTCCCCCCGAGGCCGTGTTCGGCCCGGTGCCGTGGGCCACCCTCCGCCTGGTCACCTGCGGGGGTGAGTTCGACCGGGCCAGGCGGAGCTACCGCGACAACGTCGTCGTCTACGCCCGGCTCGCGGGCTCCTCCCGCTGA